The Candidatus Hepatincola sp. Av genome contains the following window.
ATAATGCAAAAATTCTTCTATAAGGTTATTAGGCATATGACCTGTAACTCTGTTAAGAGATAACATATCTGCAATTAAGGGAGCACAAGATTCTAGAAGAGTATCACCTACAGCTAGTAACATATCATTTATATCTTTTATCTCTAAGGAAGACTCACCATCTTGTAATAAAAAACTTAATCTTTGCTTAAAACCATTTAATTCCGCTCTAATAATTTTTTTCTGGTTTGAAGATCCAAGCAACCAATAATTTAATTGGGCAATACTTTTATTACTAATACTAAAAGAAAAGACTTCATCGGCTGCATTTAACAAATGGTGGGCTTCATCAAAAATTGCGTACTTAACACCTAAACCAGCATTTAATAAAGTATAATAATGGTTAGTAACAATAATATTAGCATCTTTAGCTTTTTTCTTAGTATTCATAATAAAGCATTTTTTAAAATGCTTGCATCTGTTATATAAACATTCTTCATGACGGTTAAGAACAAAATTACCTAATTCAGTTGTAAATAAATGAAAAACTAATGGGCTAACATCACCACCTATGAAATCCCCATATTCACTATCTTGCAACCATAAAGATAATACAGCTAAAAACAATCTGGCTCGGGGAAATAACACAGTGTTATTTACTAAGTATTCATAATTTAATAAACATATATAATTATTATTCCCTTTAATTATACAAGCCTTAGTTCGCAAGTTACTAATTGCTAATGAGTTCTGCAACTCTTTAAAAACTTGCTTTTGTAAGGCTTTAGAATAAGTAGAAATTAACACTTGTTGTTTAGGATTTTGTTGCAAAAAAGCTAAAACAGGAGCAATATAACCCAAAGTTTTTCCTGTTCCTGTACCAGCTTCAGCTAAAATTGCAACATTTTTTTCCGTTTTCATAAACATTTTAGCCACATGTTGACTGTAATGTTTTTGCTCTGTTTTAATTATACCCTTATGTTGAATAATTGCTTCTAGTTCTTTAATAACATCTTGGGAAGTAATACTTTCTACTGGTGCTAAATTATTAATTTTAATAGAATCATCATCTGCAGATTTTTTATACTCAGTAATTTTATTCCAAACTTCAATAGCCATTTTTGTCTGCTGAACTTTACTATTTTCAGTACCTAAATTTTTATAAAAAAATTCGGCAATTAATGGTTCATCAACCTTAAGAAATTCTAATAATGATACAAAGTTTTCTTTTTCTTTAACTGTAAATTTCTTTATTTGTTGTTTAAACTCTTGTAATAACTCTTGGATTAGTTTAACTTCTTGGAATAGTTTTTCATCGTGTTCTAAGGGTTTTACTATATCTTTTTTAGTTACATATTTATAAACACTATAAATACTAGGAGCACAAACAGATTTAGGATAAAGTAATAAAAAAATATCTAAAATATCTACAATGTTCTTGCTATGTAAAAGTTGCTTTTCTTTAAATAATTTTAATAACTCTGGTTTATTACAGGTAATAAATTGAGTATTATTACAAATTGTTGTTAAAGCACTAACATTCTGATATACTTTTTTCTTACTTTTTACATGCAATAAGCATAAACGCTTATGAGAAAAACTAAAGATAGTTTCCATTTATTAACTTTTAATTATGATACTTATTGAAATTTATAATAGTAGTATGATTAGATTTTTTTAATTCTTCAGGCATACCCTGCCATACTATTTCTCCAGATTCAATTAAAGCAATATGGTTAGCAATTCTTTTAGCACTTACCATATCATGAGTAATAATAAACGAGGTAGCTTCTAAGTGTTTTGCAGTATTAACTATTAAATTATTAATAGTATCGGACATTTCAGGATCTAAACCTGAGGTTGGTTCATCAAAAAATAAAATTTTTGGATCGGGGGCTATTTGCCTAGCTATAGCTACCCTTTTTTGCATGCCGCCAGATAGTTCAGCAGGATATAAATATAAAACACTTTCATTTAAACCTACAAGCTCTAAATTTTCTATAGCTAATTTTTTAGCCTCAGCCAAAGTTAATTGCCGATGCACGCTAACGCCAAAAACCACATTTTGCAAAATATTTAAACTATCAAACAAGGCTGAACCTTGAAACAAAACCCCAATTTCTCTATTGAAATTTATACGTTTAGCTTGGCTTAATTTAGATACATTAACTCCATTTAAAAAGATTTCTCCAGCCTCAGGTTGTAAAACTCCAATAATACTCTTTAACAAAACTGATTTACCATTACCAGATTTACCAATTAAAACAAAGGAATCACCTTTTGGAATTTCTAAAGAAATATTTTTTAAAACTTCTCTATCTATAAAACGTTTGCTTACATTTTTTAATTTAATTGCAATATCTTTCATTTTAAACCTTGTGTTATTAGTATTAGCTGTGGAATTATAAAAACTAAAGTTCTTTTTTCATATTTATATTTTAAAAAACAGAACAGTTAAGATATAGTCAGCTACAAAGATAAAAATAGAAGCTATAACTACAGCATTAGTAGTAGCTTTCCCTACTCCTATTGCTCCATTTGAAGTAAAATATCCTGAAAATGAACCCATAGATGTAATAATTAAACCAAATACAGCTCCCTTAATTAATCCAGAAAAAATATCCCAAAATGTTACAAAATTCCAACTATTATTTAAGTAGGTAAAAGCTGAAAAATCTAATTGGAAAACAGATGTTAAAAAACCACCCATAACTCCTGTGATGTCGGCAATTAAAACTAGAATAGGTAAAGCTAAAATACCAGCAATAATTTTTGGAGACACTAAGTATTTAATAGGATTCACAGCTAAGGTATATAGTGCATCAATTTGTTCCGATACCCTCATAGTACCAATCTCGGCAGCTATAGCCCCAGATATTCTACCTGCTACCATTAAAGCTGTAAGCACAGGCCCTAACTCTCTGGTAATAGAAACAACTACCACATTAGCAATAGCTCCTTCTGCTGAAAACCTAGCAAAGCCAACGTAACTTTGCAAAGCTAATACCATACCTGTAAAGAAACCTGTACAAACTACTACTGGTAAAGAAAAAAAGGCAATTTCTACAAATTGCCTTAACATATTTTTATAATAAATAGGTGGACGGAAAAAGCTAATAATAGCTACTACAATAAAAACTGTTTTAAGACCAATATATTCTATAAAACTTAAAACTAGCTTACCTACTTGTGCTAAAAAATTTAGTAATAATGCCATTTTTACTCTCTATCTTCTAACCATGCCATCTGTATTGCTTCTAATACCCCCTCATTAGCATTGCCCTCGCCAGTAAAGTTAGGTAAAGATTCTACTAAACTTTTTAATTTTGGAAAAGATAAAGATAGAATATCTACATCAGGGTAGGTATCTTCTAAATTAATAGCTATTTCATAAATATCTTGCCAACTAAATTTCATTACTTATTGCCTAATTATTACGGTTTTTTGATGGTACTTTAAATACAAAACCATCTAATTCTTTAGTAATAACAATTTGGCAACCTAAACGAGAGGTTGGAGTTAAACCAAATGCCATATCTAACATATCTTCCTCTTCTTCCTTTGGTGCAGTTAACTTATCGTAATCTGCTTTTTCTAAAATCACATGGCAAGTTGAGCACGCTAATGAACCTTCACAAGCACCTTCTAAAGGGATACCATTACTGTGAGCTGCTTCTAATACTGTAGTTCCTTCAGCAACTTCTACGGGAATTTTTTCATTCTCAACTATAAAAAATATTTTGGGCATATTTGTTTATTCTCCTTAATGTATATTTTAATTATATTAGTTACTATTTATAATTACACTAAAAATATCTTGATACAATAAATACTTAAGAAAAATCTTTTAATTCTTTACCTTGTAAGGCTTGTTGGATTTTTTTCTCCATACGCAATACAGCAAAGTTATGGCTTTTTTCTTCTAACATTTTCAAATTAGTAGCGATAATATCTTTATTATTACAATTTAACGAATCTTCTAGCACTTGTAAAGCCTTACTAATAGCTTTTTCATCTTCTTTATCTAACAAACCTTTATCTTCTTGCAGGCTTATTTTCAAG
Protein-coding sequences here:
- the srmB gene encoding ATP-dependent RNA helicase SrmB, whose translation is METIFSFSHKRLCLLHVKSKKKVYQNVSALTTICNNTQFITCNKPELLKLFKEKQLLHSKNIVDILDIFLLLYPKSVCAPSIYSVYKYVTKKDIVKPLEHDEKLFQEVKLIQELLQEFKQQIKKFTVKEKENFVSLLEFLKVDEPLIAEFFYKNLGTENSKVQQTKMAIEVWNKITEYKKSADDDSIKINNLAPVESITSQDVIKELEAIIQHKGIIKTEQKHYSQHVAKMFMKTEKNVAILAEAGTGTGKTLGYIAPVLAFLQQNPKQQVLISTYSKALQKQVFKELQNSLAISNLRTKACIIKGNNNYICLLNYEYLVNNTVLFPRARLFLAVLSLWLQDSEYGDFIGGDVSPLVFHLFTTELGNFVLNRHEECLYNRCKHFKKCFIMNTKKKAKDANIIVTNHYYTLLNAGLGVKYAIFDEAHHLLNAADEVFSFSISNKSIAQLNYWLLGSSNQKKIIRAELNGFKQRLSFLLQDGESSLEIKDINDMLLAVGDTLLESCAPLIADMLSLNRVTGHMPNNLIEEFLHYIYLYVLEKSDDLQQYYSLESAIEYQELPAGLLANIEKLIAAFERTLNIAANFYGLLQQKVSLVKQEEKTALEDFIKLFESKFLTGLAENVNMLGELTNKTPDKDFIYRFVIEKDEGRITNIAYYKNYVNPAQPLANATFANLNAFTLTSATLLDTMPTTATNETFLKRYGLEFLPYFHPEKVQIKSSFNYKQNSKIFIINNANPNNLAVCIESLFKASGGGGLALFTALSRLKQVYKGIYSGLLEADINLLSASMNNQKIENLIDIFKDDENSCLLGSDSARDGIDIPGKALRLVVFERTPWPKSDLLYKSRVKHLGKEYTLELIRLKLRQALGRIIRTYDDKGIFVILDKSFPSSLIHAFPEDVTIHKVSLTEALPLVESFFNYN
- a CDS encoding Glutamine transport ATP-binding protein GlnQ, with protein sequence MKDIAIKLKNVSKRFIDREVLKNISLEIPKGDSFVLIGKSGNGKSVLLKSIIGVLQPEAGEIFLNGVNVSKLSQAKRINFNREIGVLFQGSALFDSLNILQNVVFGVSVHRQLTLAEAKKLAIENLELVGLNESVLYLYPAELSGGMQKRVAIARQIAPDPKILFFDEPTSGLDPEMSDTINNLIVNTAKHLEATSFIITHDMVSAKRIANHIALIESGEIVWQGMPEELKKSNHTTIINFNKYHN
- the mlaE gene encoding putative phospholipid ABC transporter permease protein MlaE, whose amino-acid sequence is MALLLNFLAQVGKLVLSFIEYIGLKTVFIVVAIISFFRPPIYYKNMLRQFVEIAFFSLPVVVCTGFFTGMVLALQSYVGFARFSAEGAIANVVVVSITRELGPVLTALMVAGRISGAIAAEIGTMRVSEQIDALYTLAVNPIKYLVSPKIIAGILALPILVLIADITGVMGGFLTSVFQLDFSAFTYLNNSWNFVTFWDIFSGLIKGAVFGLIITSMGSFSGYFTSNGAIGVGKATTNAVVIASIFIFVADYILTVLFFKI
- the iscX gene encoding Protein IscX, producing the protein MKFSWQDIYEIAINLEDTYPDVDILSLSFPKLKSLVESLPNFTGEGNANEGVLEAIQMAWLEDRE
- a CDS encoding 2Fe-2S ferredoxin-type iron-sulfur; protein product: MPKIFFIVENEKIPVEVAEGTTVLEAAHSNGIPLEGACEGSLACSTCHVILEKADYDKLTAPKEEEEDMLDMAFGLTPTSRLGCQIVITKELDGFVFKVPSKNRNN